The Burkholderia mayonis genome window below encodes:
- a CDS encoding alcohol dehydrogenase catalytic domain-containing protein has product MTNRDNDTQQMTAIVCHAPEDYRVERVTKPRAAARELVIRIGACGICASDCKCHSGAKMFWGGPSPWVKAPVIPGHEFFGYVEELGEGAAEHFGVSPGDRVIAEQIVPCGKCRYCKSGQYWMCEVHNIFGFQREVADGGMAEYMRIPPTAIVHKIPLGISLEDAAIIEPLACAIHTVNRGDIQLDDVVVIAGAGPLGLMMTQVAKLKTPKRLVVIDLVEARLALAREYGADVTIDPTRDDALAIVRDLTGGYGCDVYIETTGVPAGVTQGMDLIRKLGRFVEFSVFGKDTTVDWSIIGDRKELDVRGAHLGPYCYPVAIDLLARGRVTSKGIVTHGFSLDEWDDAIRVANSLDSIKVLMKPRR; this is encoded by the coding sequence ATGACGAATCGAGACAACGATACGCAGCAGATGACGGCGATCGTCTGCCACGCCCCCGAGGACTATCGCGTCGAGCGCGTGACGAAGCCGCGCGCGGCCGCACGCGAGCTCGTGATCCGCATCGGCGCGTGCGGGATCTGCGCGAGCGACTGCAAGTGCCATTCCGGCGCGAAGATGTTCTGGGGCGGCCCGAGCCCGTGGGTCAAGGCGCCCGTGATTCCCGGCCACGAGTTCTTCGGCTACGTCGAGGAACTGGGCGAAGGCGCGGCCGAGCACTTCGGCGTCTCGCCCGGCGACCGCGTGATCGCCGAGCAGATCGTGCCGTGCGGCAAGTGCCGCTACTGCAAGTCGGGCCAGTACTGGATGTGCGAGGTCCACAACATCTTCGGCTTCCAGCGCGAGGTCGCCGACGGCGGGATGGCCGAATACATGCGGATTCCGCCGACCGCGATCGTCCATAAGATCCCGCTCGGCATCTCGCTCGAGGACGCGGCGATCATCGAGCCGCTCGCCTGCGCGATCCATACGGTCAACCGCGGCGACATCCAGCTCGACGACGTCGTCGTGATCGCGGGCGCGGGGCCGCTCGGCCTCATGATGACGCAGGTCGCGAAGCTGAAGACGCCGAAGCGGCTCGTCGTGATCGATCTCGTCGAAGCGCGGCTCGCGCTCGCGCGCGAATACGGCGCGGACGTGACGATTGATCCGACGCGCGACGATGCGCTCGCGATCGTCCGCGATCTGACGGGCGGCTACGGCTGCGACGTCTACATCGAGACGACCGGCGTGCCGGCGGGCGTCACGCAAGGGATGGACCTGATCCGCAAGCTCGGCCGCTTCGTCGAGTTCTCGGTGTTCGGCAAGGACACGACGGTCGACTGGTCGATCATCGGCGATCGCAAGGAGCTCGACGTGCGCGGCGCGCATCTCGGCCCGTATTGCTATCCTGTCGCGATCGATCTGCTCGCGCGCGGGCGCGTCACGTCGAAGGGAATCGTCACGCACGGCTTCTCGCTCGACGAATGGGACGACGCGATCCGGGTCGCGAATTCGCTCGACTCGATCAAGGTGCTGATGAAGCCGCGCCGCTGA
- a CDS encoding FGGY-family carbohydrate kinase, translating into MECVIGVDIGTQSTKAIVVGVNGAIIAQHAAAYRPDTPKPLWAEQWPAVWFNAVCECIARCVADARAAGVDAASIEALCVSSLYGGSGIPVDREMRPLHPCLIWMDRRATDEVDWVRANVDVERLSAITGNGVDSYYGYTKMLWLRGKRPDVWANIRYFVPPNAYVAYLLTGELAVDHSAAGNIGGVYDLDRRDWSDEALDMLGIPATMMPERLVDSDAAVGGLLAQWADALGLPAGTPVIAGGVDAAVATFAAGATRRGQHVAMIGTSMCWGYIAETTDARHGLVSMPHVFDGRRDLYVFGGAITAGASVSWFREQFCHAEVEAARATPNGDAHRLLEAAAAQVPAGSDGVMFLPYLMGERSPVWDAKASGAFVGLSLYHTRAHLYRAVLEGVTYALRHNIAASAAGTGALALDDRLVVVGGAAHSDLWMQSVADITGYPVWTIAEDVEAAMGAALLAAVGAGLVSRDAARRGWVTLAERARPDARRAALHDARFSLYAGLYPALQPFMHGLQTS; encoded by the coding sequence ATGGAATGCGTGATTGGTGTCGACATCGGCACCCAGAGCACGAAGGCGATCGTCGTCGGCGTGAACGGCGCGATCATCGCGCAGCACGCGGCGGCATACCGGCCGGATACGCCGAAGCCGTTATGGGCCGAGCAGTGGCCGGCCGTGTGGTTCAACGCAGTGTGCGAGTGCATCGCGCGTTGCGTCGCCGATGCGCGCGCGGCGGGCGTCGACGCCGCGTCGATCGAGGCGCTTTGCGTGAGCAGCCTGTACGGCGGCTCGGGCATTCCCGTCGATCGCGAGATGCGGCCGCTCCATCCGTGCCTCATCTGGATGGACCGGCGCGCGACCGACGAAGTCGACTGGGTGCGCGCGAACGTCGACGTCGAGCGACTGTCCGCGATCACGGGCAATGGCGTCGACAGCTACTACGGCTATACGAAGATGCTGTGGCTGCGCGGCAAGCGGCCCGACGTGTGGGCGAACATCCGCTATTTCGTGCCGCCGAACGCATACGTCGCGTATCTGCTGACGGGCGAGCTCGCGGTCGACCACAGCGCCGCAGGCAACATCGGCGGCGTGTACGACCTGGATCGACGCGACTGGTCCGACGAAGCGCTCGACATGCTCGGCATCCCGGCGACGATGATGCCGGAGCGGCTCGTCGATTCCGACGCGGCAGTGGGCGGGCTCCTCGCGCAATGGGCGGACGCGCTTGGCCTGCCGGCCGGCACGCCCGTCATCGCGGGCGGCGTCGATGCGGCGGTCGCGACGTTCGCGGCGGGCGCGACGCGGCGCGGCCAGCATGTCGCGATGATCGGCACGAGCATGTGCTGGGGCTACATCGCGGAGACGACCGATGCGCGGCACGGGCTCGTCAGCATGCCGCACGTGTTCGACGGCCGGCGCGATCTGTACGTGTTCGGCGGCGCGATCACGGCGGGCGCGTCGGTGTCGTGGTTTCGCGAGCAGTTCTGCCATGCGGAGGTCGAAGCCGCGCGCGCGACGCCCAACGGCGACGCGCATCGCCTGCTGGAGGCGGCCGCCGCGCAAGTGCCGGCGGGCAGCGACGGCGTGATGTTCCTGCCGTATCTGATGGGCGAGCGCAGCCCGGTGTGGGACGCGAAGGCGAGCGGCGCGTTCGTCGGCCTGTCGCTCTATCACACGCGCGCGCATCTGTATCGCGCGGTGCTCGAAGGCGTCACTTACGCACTGCGGCACAACATCGCGGCGAGCGCGGCGGGCACGGGCGCGCTCGCGCTCGACGACCGGCTCGTCGTGGTCGGCGGCGCCGCGCATTCGGACCTGTGGATGCAGAGCGTCGCCGACATCACCGGCTACCCCGTATGGACGATCGCCGAGGACGTCGAAGCCGCGATGGGCGCGGCGCTCCTCGCGGCGGTCGGCGCGGGGCTCGTGTCGCGCGACGCCGCGCGGCGAGGCTGGGTCACGCTCGCCGAGCGCGCGCGTCCCGATGCGCGGCGCGCGGCGCTCCACGACGCGCGCTTTTCGCTCTACGCCGGGCTTTATCCGGCGCTCCAACCCTTCATGCACGGACTGCAGACATCATGA
- a CDS encoding SDR family oxidoreductase, translating into MSVAFDFNGRSILVTGASSGIGRAAAVALRGCGARVVAAARNVCELERLSHETGCEPLALDVGDEASVSAALGGERMRDAFDGLVNCAGVTRLAAAIDTKGDDFDRVMAVNARGAMLVARHVARAMIDAGRGGSIVNVSSQAALVALPSHLSYCASKAALDAMTRVLCVELGPHGIRVNSVNPTVTLTPMAEHAWRDPELSRPMLAAIPLGRFASVADVVAPILFLLSDAAAMVSGVALPVDGGYTAR; encoded by the coding sequence ATGAGCGTCGCATTCGATTTCAACGGCCGATCGATTCTCGTGACGGGCGCATCGAGCGGGATCGGCCGCGCGGCGGCCGTCGCGCTGCGCGGCTGCGGCGCGCGCGTCGTCGCCGCCGCGCGCAACGTGTGCGAGCTCGAGCGGCTTTCGCACGAGACGGGCTGCGAGCCGCTCGCGCTCGACGTCGGCGACGAAGCGTCGGTGAGCGCGGCGCTCGGCGGCGAGCGGATGCGCGACGCGTTCGACGGGCTCGTCAACTGCGCGGGCGTGACGCGCCTCGCCGCAGCGATCGACACGAAGGGCGACGACTTCGATCGCGTGATGGCCGTCAACGCGCGCGGCGCGATGCTGGTCGCGCGGCACGTCGCACGCGCGATGATCGACGCGGGGCGCGGCGGCAGCATCGTCAACGTGTCGAGTCAGGCGGCGCTCGTCGCGCTGCCATCGCATCTGAGCTATTGCGCGTCGAAGGCGGCGCTCGATGCGATGACGCGCGTGCTGTGCGTCGAGCTCGGACCGCACGGGATTCGCGTGAACAGTGTCAATCCGACCGTCACGCTGACGCCGATGGCCGAGCACGCGTGGCGCGATCCCGAGCTGAGCCGGCCGATGCTCGCGGCGATTCCGCTCGGACGCTTCGCGAGCGTCGCGGACGTCGTCGCGCCGATCCTGTTCCTGCTGAGCGATGCGGCGGCGATGGTGAGCGGGGTGGCGTTGCCCGTCGACGGGGGGTATACGGCGCGTTAG